One window of the Trypanosoma brucei gambiense DAL972 chromosome 3, complete sequence genome contains the following:
- a CDS encoding U6 snRNA-associated Sm-like protein LSm8p, which yields MLSQYLRRRVSVVTVDGRYLVGVLHAADQLMNLVLTSCAERVFDDEAEDSNDPNDIKNNRNGTNGATPPGGEMREHSLGVLMIRGSDVVCVASVNTVEEAKLSRKLWRGRNLPVVERVARSATASVKGG from the coding sequence ATGCTTTCCCAATATCTCAGGCGCCGCGTCTCCGTTGTTACTGTGGATGGGCGGTATCTCGTCGGTGTTCTTCATGCAGCGGATCAACTCATGAATCTCGTGTTAACATCATGTGCAGAGCGTGTTTTTGATGATGAGGCGGAGGACTCAAATGACCCAAATGATATTAAAAATAATCGTAACGGTACAAATGGTGCGACTCCCCCTGGTGGCGAGATGCGGGAACATTCCTTAGGTGTGTTGATGATTCGTGGCAGTGATGTGGTGTGTGTTGCTTCTGTTAATACGGTGGAGGAGGCAAAGTTGAGCAGGAAACTTTGGAGGGGTCGTAACTTACCGGTAGTGGAACGTGTGGCGCGCTCAGCAACAGCTTCAGTTAAAGGTGGATAG
- a CDS encoding chaperone protein DNAj, putative, with the protein MNRRFLATSAWLGFANGMTRNLHTAGTVGRGNFFAYLSLPKSPDLDAADVQRSYHKLQRRVHPDLVNVQDANNSTEPPGGVVGSVTTSTTTDVANVDDSMYANLSYETLRDPFRRCKYLSRLSRAEAVKGRPLDPLEEEMLMSDDDGRNVEDNKRLQDAGENMSLPEEFLAEMMAANEYVFSPEETNEYRDRLVILIAHLEERHMECYEATKAQWDAEDFQGFRRSVLEWTYVRNILEKAKDCLGNINEAVPKGV; encoded by the coding sequence atgAACCGTCGTTTCTTAGCAACCAGCGCGTGGCTGGGGTTTGCTAACGGGATGACGCGAAATCTACACACCGCTGGCACCGTTGGAAGGGGAAACTTCTTTGCGTACTTGTCACTGCCGAAATCCCCCGATTTGGATGCTGCAGATGTTCAGCGAAGTTACCACAAACTGCAGCGTCGTGTTCATCCCGATTTGGTTAACGTGCAAGATGCCAACAACTCAACGGAACCGCCTGGCGGCGTGGTGGGATCGGTAACGACATCGACAACAACTGATGTGGCGAATGTTGATGATTCGATGTATGCCAATTTGTCATATGAAACATTGCGTGATCCATTCCGCCGTTGCAAATACCTTTCTCGCTTGAGTCGTGCTGAAGCTGTAAAGGGACGTCCTCTGGATCCgttggaggaggaaatgctCATGAGTGACGATGATGGCCGTAATGTGGAGGATAACAAACGGCTTCAGGATGCCGGTGAGAACATGAGCCTGCCAGAGGAGTTTCTTGCTGAAATGATGGCAGCCAATGAGTACGTGTTTTCTCCTGAGGAAACAAATGAGTACCGAGACAGGCTCGTCATTCTCATTGCTCATCTGGAGGAACGCCACATGGAGTGCTACGAAGCAACCAAGGCGCAATGGGATGCGGAGGACTTTCAGGGGTTTCGCCGCAGTGTTTTGGAGTGGACTTACGTGCGGAATATCCTTGAGAAGGCGAAAGACTGTCTTGGGAACATTAACGAAGCGGTCCCAAAGGGTGTTTAA
- a CDS encoding diacylglycerol acyltransferase, putative: MLQKISAESASGYNAEFDPTPPATVEEMHRQLDLIIEACKRLEDLKTSGVRLTHREVLKLRKAYWLAVGETQKLRRDNSSRTGSLDGLETSETSIVDRPLSSGSSVQVNCSDDMGLKRQDAKALSCDEELVKLEKCVEERPEAHTFDVVHDLAEAMNTGWRIFGIPLERRLQTLAVSVFNFFAYVSLSLMLIVVMMMNQVTMVFVILYVLYIFTIGRPKHPLKKKDALMSLGIWHHFTNYFPVRLVVPQKVRCQFDSSKNYLFIYHPHGINSFGALSCFMLDTMNLRTILPGIRIHLQTLKLNFYIPFWRELAVAGGCGDASAQCIRDTLRKGPGECVALVVGGAKESLLARPKRNEVALQDRKGFVRIALQEGTSLVPVYGFGENDVYRIPRFAESNAWRRVEGLVRKYTRFAIPLVKGRGWFNYGFGLSPHRCPITVVFGEPIEVPRIPEPTAEEVQIWHAKYVEALQRLFSENHTVFAADSKGLVIR, from the coding sequence ATGCTTCAAAAGATCAGCGCTGAAAGCGCATCAGGTTACAATGCAGAGTTCGACCCAACTCCTCCTGCGACGGTTGAGGAGATGCACAGACAACTTGATTTGATTATCGAAGCCTGTAAGCGTTTGGAAGACCTCAAAACTAGCGGAGTTCGGCTCACACACCGTGAGGTTCTTAAGTTACGAAAAGCATATTGGCTAGCAGTGGGCGAGACACAAAAGTTGCGCAGGGACAATTCAAGCAGAACTGGTAGTTTGGATGGACTTGAGACTTCGGAGACAAGTATCGTCGACAGGCCATTAAGCAGTGGCAGCTCTGTACAAGTTAATTGTAGCGATGATATGGGTCTCAAACGACAAGATGCTAAGGCGCTGAGTTGCGACGAGGAGCTCGTCAAGTTGGAGAAATGCGTTGAGGAGCGACCAGAAGCACATACTTTTGATGTTGTGCACGATTTGGCAGAGGCGATGAACACCGGATGGCGAATATTCGGTATTCCACTGGAGCGTCGGCTTCAGACTTTGGCTGTTTCCGTATTTAACTTCTTTGCGTATGTTTCTCTTAGTCTGATGCTGATTGTagtaatgatgatgaaccaAGTGACCATGgtgtttgttattttatACGTACTGTACATTTTCACAATTGGAAGACCGAAACATCCcttgaagaagaaggatgCGCTCATGAGCCTCGGTATATGGCATCACTTCACCAACTATTTCCCGGTGCGCCTCGTGGTGCCGCAAAAGGTACGCTGTCAGTTTGATTCTAGTAAAAACTACTTATTCATTTACCATCCTCATGGCATTAATTCTTTTGGAGCCTTATCTTGCTTCATGTTGGACACTATGAACCTGAGGACTATTCTCCCCGGAATCCGCATTCACCTTCAAACGCTCAAATTGAACTTCTACATTCCATTCTGGCGTGAACTTGCGGTTGCTGGAGGTTGTGGGGATGCAAGCGCTCAATGCATTCGTGACACGTTACGCAAAGGCCCTGGTGAGTGTGTGGCACTTGTGGTTGGCGGAGCAAAAGAAAGTCTACTGGCGCGACCAAAGAGAAACGAGGTAGCATTGCAGGACCGCAAGGGGTTTGTTCGGATTGCATTACAAGAGGGTACATCACTGGTGCCCGTGTATGGATTTGGCGAGAACGATGTGTATAGAATTCCCCGCTTCGCCGAGTCCAATGCTTGGAGGCGAGTGGAAGGGTTAGTGAGGAAGTACACGCGATTTGCAATACCGCTTGTGAAGGGTCGCGGTTGGTTCAATTATGGTTTTGGCTTGTCACCGCACCGTTGCCCCATCACTGTTGTGTTTGGTGAACCCATCGAGGTGCCAAGAATACCCGAGCCAACGGCAGAGGAGGTACAAATATGGCATGCGAAATATGTAGAAGCATTGCAGCGATTGTTTAGTGAAAACCACACGGTGTTCGCCGCGGATTCAAAAGGGTTAGTTATACGAT
- a CDS encoding mitotic spindle checkpoint component, putative has product MAEKLQTITFRSSVSTITEFLGFAIYCVLYQRGVYPSDSFQQVTRYGVQLMVSVDEELNSYLAEVLQQVIKWVSQDKLRKLVLVLVDAETKGDVVERWVFDIATQGLEAVEGVNSKSDETLRKEIQAVLRQVTSSVSYLPLLHRPCYFDMLVYADPDTELPTGSWELSDPRLIMGSSEVTLRSFSTSFHSVSASVAYRESS; this is encoded by the coding sequence ATGGCAGAGAAGTTACAAACCATTACTTTTAGGAGCAGTGTCTCTACTATTACAGAATTCCTGGGGTTTGCTATTTATTGCGTACTTTATCAACGCGGCGTGTACCCTAGTGATAGTTTTCAGCAGGTCACCCGATATGGTGTGCAACTGATGGTATCTGTTGATGAAGAGCTTAATTCGTATCTTGCAGAAGTTCTCCAGCAGGTGATAAAGTGGGTCTCACAAGATAAACTTAGAAAGCTTGTTTTAGTTTTAGTTGATGCagagacaaaaggcgatgtTGTCGAGCGGTGGGTGTTTGACATCGCAACTCAGGGACTGGAGGCGGTAGAAGGTGTTAATTCCAAATCCGATGAAACGCTTCGGAAGGAGATTCAAGCGGTGCTGCGTCAAGTAACATCATCAGTTTCGTATCTTCCTTTACTGCACCGTCCATGCTACTTTGATATGCTGGTTTATGCGGATCCCGACACGGAGCTTCCAACCGGTTCGTGGGAGCTTAGCGACCCGCGGCTAATTATGGGGAGTAGCGAGGTTACATTGCGTTCATTCTCGACAAGTTTTCATAGCGTAAGTGCATCCGTGGCTTATAGAGAGAGTTCATAG
- a CDS encoding pyruvate dehydrogenase E1 beta subunit, putative, with translation MRRFATTFSASSAALGSRTVTSLTVRDALNSAIDEELSRDKTVFVLGEEVGQYQGAYKVTRGLVDKYGTSRVIDTPITEHGFAGMAVGAAMNGMRPVCEFMTMNFAMQAIDQIVNSAGKGLYMSAGQLKCPIVFRGPNGASAGVGAQHSQCFAAWYASIPGLKVFSPYSSEDARGMLKAAIRDDNPVVMLEHELMYGETFKVSDEAMGEDFVIPFGKAKIERPGKDITMIGFSRGVSLCLKAAEQLAKSGIEAEVINLRSLRPLDRATIIQSVKKTGRAMTVDESFPICNIGAEICAIVMESEAFDYLDAPMERVSCADCPTPYSKNLEVASQPQVSDVLDVARRILS, from the coding sequence ATGCGCCGTTTTGCTACTACTTTCTCAGCTTCATCTGCTGCACTTGGTTCTCGGACAGTGACGAGTTTGACTGTTCGTGACGCACTAAACAGTGCAATCGATGAGGAGCTGAGTCGAGACAAAActgtttttgtgttgggTGAAGAGGTCGGACAGTATCAAGGAGCCTACAAGGTGACAAGAGGACTTGTTGATAAGTATGGAACATCTCGTGTTATTGACACACCCATTACGGAACATGGTTTCGCGGGTATGGCTGTGGGTGCCGCCATGAATGGCATGAGACCCGTGTGTGAATTCATGACGATGAACTTCGCCATGCAAGCCATTGACCAAATTGTGAACTCCGCTGGTAAGGGATTGTACATGTCAGCAGGCCAACTTAAGTGTCCTATTGTGTTCCGTGGTCCCAACGGCGCATCAGCCGGTGTTGGGGCTCAACATTCTCAGTGTTTTGCTGCTTGGTATGCCTCAATTCCTGGACTGAAGGTATTCTCCCCATACAGCAGCGAAGACGCTCGTGGAATGCTGAAAGCTGCAATTCGCGATGACAATCCCGTCGTTATGCTTGAACATGAGCTTATGTACGGTGAGACATTCAAAGTAAGTGATGAGGCGATGGGAGAAGACTTTGTCATTCCTTTTGGAAAGGCTAAAATTGAGCGACCTGGTAAGGATATCACAATGATTGGTTTCTCGCGTGGTGTTTCTCTTTGCCTTAAAGCAGCGGAGCAACTTGCCAAGAGCGGTATTGAGGCTGAAGTGATTAACCTTCGTTCCCTTCGTCCTCTGGATCGCGCAACGATCATTCAATCCGTGAAGAAAACTGGTCGTGCGATGACTGTTGATGAATCCTTCCCTATTTGCAATATTGGTGCGGAGATATGCGCCATTGTAATGGAGAGCGAGGCCTTCGATTATCTTGACGCCCCGATGGAGCGCGTTTCATGTGCCGACTGCCCAACACCATACTCGAAAAATTTGGAAGTTGCATCACAACCGCAAGTCTCTGATGTTCTCGACGTGGCACGTCGCATTCTGAGCTAA